From Aquificota bacterium, one genomic window encodes:
- a CDS encoding DUF309 domain-containing protein has product MREKELLEEAKKLWDLGDFYGAHEILEDIWRLFPKDDRASRNCYQGLIRLAIAYNHYICGRRDSCLRVLKMSYEQLMNCDSVLRYVDVPYLLKFVDVHIKALEGGGGIEEFPQLRLLNI; this is encoded by the coding sequence TTGAGAGAAAAAGAGCTTTTAGAAGAAGCAAAAAAACTTTGGGATTTAGGCGATTTTTATGGAGCCCACGAGATCCTTGAGGACATATGGAGATTATTTCCAAAGGATGATAGGGCTTCAAGGAACTGCTATCAAGGCCTTATAAGGCTTGCTATAGCATACAACCATTACATCTGCGGAAGAAGGGACAGCTGTCTTAGAGTTTTAAAAATGTCTTACGAGCAATTGATGAATTGTGATAGTGTGCTTAGGTATGTGGATGTGCCTTACCTTCTTAAATTTGTGGATGTCCATATAAAAGCTTTGGAAGGGGGAGGAGGGATAGAGGAGTTTCCACAGCTTAGACTTTTGAACATCTAA
- the dnaE gene encoding DNA polymerase III subunit alpha, whose product MKDFVHLHLHTQYSLLDGAIKIKDLSKKATEYGYKAVAITDHGNLFGILDFYKEMKSVGIKPLIGMEAYFTTGSRFDRRGKASEDNITDRHNHHLILIAKNDQGLKNLMKLSTLSYKEGFYYKPRIDYELLSQYHKGLIAITACLKGVPTYYASLGEEQKAEEWVKKFLDLFGEDLYLELQSNSLPEQEVANKTLIKIAKRLGVKLVATNDSHYLMPEDRLAHQVLMAIQMKKTLMEIQQGGGLKCANEGLHFASPEEVWEKFKGRFEGWEEALKNTLEVAEKTADSFEILENKGYLMPHFPVEGSSLGEFLKDLSIKGLRQRIEQGLARDSKEYWDRLHYELDVVSRMGFEGYFLIVQDFINWAKSQGIPVGPGRGSAAGSLLAFALGITDVDPIRHGLLFERFLNPERISMPDIDVDFCMENRDRVIEYVKEKYGSDKVAQIITYNVMKAKQTLRDTARALGISYQTADTLAKLIPQGDVQGTWLNLEEMYITPIEELLEKYGRHRTDIEENVKKFRRLCDENPELKRLVEIALRLEGLTRHTSLHAAGVVIAPKPLEELLPLYYDKEGSVATQFDMVKLEEIGLIKMDFLGLKTLTELQRMREMIRERHGVDINLLSLPLDDKEVFELLREGNTTGVFQLESVGMKNLLRRLLPDSFEDIVAVLALYRPGPLKSGLVDSYINRKHGKEPVEYPFPELEPVLKETYGVWVYQEQIMKASQILAGFTPGEADTLRKAIGKKKADLMAQMKEKFIKGAVERGYNEKKITELWEDIEKFASYSFNKSHSVAYGYLSYWTAYLKAHYPEEFFCVKLSTEKSDKKFISLIKDVKKEGFKLLPPDINKSHVDFVIEGKKTIRFGLARIKGVGEETARLIVESRKRPWTSLGDFVRSVDNRKVNKKTLEALIKAGAFDFAGEKRSYLLSRLESGSSMFTKGLFGFKEEVKEEDNSKYEKEVLGFYISSHPLDPYEKLLKGKVSSLEILEEVEEGAYTFAGVITELKLKKTQKGNYIATFNLVDKTGIAQVFVFPEALEQSKEKIKEDQVLVGRFEVDKDEETEEVKLILKEAYTPEEFLRSKNMMLRLVFLKELEEDKLEKLKSLIEQCKDEEGKELLIELRINGYRTLLQADPRIRVGMDILKFKEELERMGVRVEMI is encoded by the coding sequence ATGAAAGACTTTGTGCATCTGCACCTTCATACTCAATACTCCTTGCTTGATGGAGCTATAAAGATAAAGGACCTGTCAAAGAAGGCAACAGAGTATGGCTATAAGGCGGTTGCCATAACAGACCATGGAAACCTTTTTGGCATACTGGACTTTTATAAGGAGATGAAGTCCGTAGGTATAAAGCCTCTTATAGGTATGGAGGCCTACTTTACCACAGGCTCACGCTTTGATAGAAGGGGTAAGGCATCGGAAGATAACATAACCGACAGACACAACCATCATCTCATCCTTATAGCAAAGAACGACCAAGGGCTTAAAAACCTTATGAAGCTTTCCACCCTTTCTTATAAGGAGGGCTTTTATTACAAGCCACGTATAGATTATGAACTTTTGAGCCAATACCATAAAGGGCTAATAGCCATAACGGCATGTTTGAAGGGCGTGCCTACTTATTATGCAAGCCTTGGAGAAGAGCAGAAGGCTGAGGAATGGGTAAAAAAGTTCTTAGACCTTTTTGGTGAGGACTTATACCTTGAACTTCAATCCAACTCCTTGCCAGAGCAAGAAGTTGCCAACAAAACCCTTATAAAGATAGCCAAAAGGCTTGGAGTAAAGCTTGTGGCCACCAACGATTCTCACTACCTTATGCCCGAAGACAGACTTGCTCACCAAGTACTTATGGCCATACAGATGAAGAAAACTCTAATGGAGATACAGCAAGGTGGTGGCCTAAAATGCGCCAACGAAGGCCTGCACTTTGCAAGCCCAGAAGAGGTATGGGAGAAGTTTAAGGGTAGGTTTGAAGGATGGGAGGAGGCTCTTAAGAACACCCTTGAGGTGGCAGAGAAAACGGCTGATAGCTTTGAGATCCTCGAAAACAAGGGCTATCTTATGCCCCACTTTCCTGTGGAGGGTTCAAGCCTTGGAGAGTTTCTCAAAGACCTTTCTATAAAGGGTTTGAGACAGAGAATAGAACAAGGTTTGGCAAGGGATAGTAAAGAATATTGGGATAGGCTACACTACGAGCTTGATGTGGTTTCCCGTATGGGTTTTGAGGGTTATTTCCTTATAGTTCAAGACTTTATCAACTGGGCAAAGTCCCAAGGCATTCCTGTAGGTCCCGGTAGAGGCTCTGCCGCTGGTTCCCTACTTGCCTTTGCCTTAGGTATAACCGATGTGGACCCCATAAGGCATGGTCTTCTCTTTGAAAGGTTTTTAAACCCAGAAAGAATTTCCATGCCCGATATAGACGTAGACTTTTGTATGGAAAACAGAGACAGGGTAATAGAGTATGTAAAGGAGAAGTATGGATCGGACAAGGTGGCTCAGATCATCACCTACAACGTGATGAAGGCAAAGCAAACCCTAAGGGACACGGCCAGGGCCCTTGGCATATCCTATCAAACTGCGGACACCTTAGCCAAGCTTATACCCCAAGGCGATGTGCAAGGCACATGGCTAAACCTTGAGGAGATGTATATAACACCCATAGAGGAGCTTTTGGAAAAGTATGGTAGGCATAGGACGGATATAGAGGAAAACGTGAAAAAGTTCAGAAGGCTTTGTGATGAAAATCCAGAGCTAAAAAGGCTTGTGGAGATAGCCTTAAGGCTTGAGGGACTTACAAGGCATACTTCTTTGCACGCCGCAGGCGTGGTTATAGCTCCCAAACCCTTGGAGGAACTGTTGCCTCTTTATTATGACAAGGAAGGTTCGGTGGCCACCCAGTTTGACATGGTAAAGCTTGAAGAGATAGGCCTTATAAAGATGGACTTTTTGGGTCTAAAGACCCTTACAGAACTGCAAAGAATGAGGGAAATGATAAGGGAAAGGCATGGAGTAGATATAAACCTTTTGAGCCTGCCCCTTGATGATAAGGAGGTTTTTGAGCTTTTGAGGGAGGGCAACACCACGGGCGTGTTCCAGCTTGAAAGTGTTGGTATGAAGAACCTACTTAGAAGGCTGTTGCCTGATAGCTTTGAAGATATTGTGGCAGTCCTTGCCCTATACAGGCCAGGGCCTCTAAAAAGTGGCCTTGTGGACAGCTACATAAACAGAAAGCATGGTAAGGAACCTGTAGAATACCCCTTCCCAGAGCTTGAGCCAGTGCTAAAGGAAACCTACGGCGTGTGGGTCTATCAGGAACAGATAATGAAAGCATCTCAGATATTGGCTGGCTTTACGCCCGGCGAGGCGGACACCCTTAGAAAGGCCATAGGTAAGAAGAAGGCGGACCTAATGGCTCAGATGAAGGAGAAGTTTATAAAGGGAGCTGTGGAAAGGGGCTACAACGAGAAAAAGATAACAGAACTTTGGGAAGACATAGAAAAGTTTGCCAGCTATTCCTTTAATAAATCTCACTCAGTAGCCTACGGCTACCTTTCTTACTGGACTGCTTATTTAAAGGCACATTACCCAGAGGAGTTTTTCTGTGTAAAGCTCTCCACAGAAAAGAGCGACAAAAAGTTTATAAGCCTTATTAAGGATGTTAAAAAAGAAGGCTTTAAGCTGTTGCCACCGGATATAAACAAAAGCCATGTAGACTTTGTCATAGAGGGCAAAAAGACCATAAGGTTTGGCCTTGCCCGTATAAAGGGCGTAGGGGAAGAAACTGCAAGGCTTATAGTAGAAAGCAGGAAAAGGCCTTGGACTTCCTTGGGTGATTTTGTAAGAAGTGTGGATAATAGAAAGGTAAACAAAAAGACCCTTGAAGCTCTTATAAAGGCTGGGGCATTTGACTTTGCTGGGGAAAAGCGCTCTTATCTACTAAGCAGGCTTGAAAGTGGGTCTTCCATGTTTACAAAAGGGCTTTTTGGTTTTAAGGAGGAGGTGAAGGAAGAGGACAACTCCAAGTATGAAAAGGAAGTTCTTGGCTTTTATATATCTTCCCACCCACTTGATCCATATGAAAAGCTCCTTAAGGGTAAGGTGTCTTCCTTGGAAATCCTAGAAGAGGTGGAAGAAGGTGCCTATACTTTTGCCGGCGTTATAACGGAGCTAAAACTTAAAAAGACGCAGAAGGGTAATTATATAGCCACCTTCAACTTAGTGGATAAGACAGGAATAGCTCAGGTCTTTGTTTTCCCAGAAGCCCTTGAACAGAGTAAGGAAAAGATAAAAGAGGACCAAGTTTTAGTGGGCAGGTTTGAGGTGGATAAGGACGAGGAAACGGAAGAGGTAAAGCTCATACTAAAAGAAGCATATACACCGGAGGAGTTTTTAAGGAGCAAAAACATGATGTTAAGGCTTGTATTTTTGAAGGAACTGGAAGAAGACAAGCTGGAAAAATTAAAGTCCTTAATAGAACAGTGCAAAGATGAGGAGGGCAAAGAGTTGCTTATTGAGTTAAGAATAAACGGATATAGGACACTGCTTCAGGCAGACCCAAGGATAAGGGTTGGTATGGATATACTAAAGTTTAAAGAGGAACTGGAGAGAATGGGTGTAAGGGTGGAGATGATTTAG
- the moeB gene encoding molybdopterin-synthase adenylyltransferase MoeB — protein sequence MFQFTEEQIKRYARHIILPEVGGKGQEKLLKSKVLVIGAGGLGSPAIYYLAAAGVGTIGIVDFDVVDFSNLQRQILHNTERVGIPKVESARMTVEKLNPDVKVITYNTMISKSNVMDIIKDYDVVLDGTDNFSTRFLINDACYFLGKPLVSAAMLRFEGQISVFDYRDKENSPCYRCLYPEPPPPGLVPSCQEAGILGPIGGIMGCIQATEAIKLLLGIGEPLVGRLLIMDALSMDFRKVKLRKDPNCPLCGKNPTIKELIEYEQVCDVHF from the coding sequence ATGTTTCAGTTTACAGAGGAGCAAATAAAACGCTATGCAAGACATATAATCCTACCTGAGGTTGGCGGAAAGGGACAGGAAAAGCTTTTAAAATCCAAGGTGCTTGTAATCGGAGCTGGTGGTCTTGGCTCTCCGGCCATATATTACCTTGCTGCCGCAGGCGTAGGAACCATTGGTATAGTGGATTTTGATGTGGTGGATTTCTCTAACCTCCAAAGGCAGATTCTTCACAACACAGAAAGGGTTGGCATTCCGAAAGTAGAATCCGCACGCATGACCGTAGAGAAGCTAAATCCAGATGTTAAGGTGATAACCTACAACACCATGATAAGCAAGTCCAACGTTATGGACATTATAAAGGACTATGATGTGGTCCTTGATGGCACAGATAACTTCTCCACACGGTTTCTCATAAACGATGCTTGCTACTTTCTTGGAAAGCCTTTGGTATCTGCTGCCATGTTAAGGTTTGAGGGACAAATTTCCGTCTTTGATTACAGAGATAAGGAAAACTCTCCCTGCTATAGGTGTCTTTATCCAGAGCCACCACCACCAGGCCTGGTGCCTTCTTGCCAAGAGGCTGGCATCCTTGGTCCTATTGGTGGTATTATGGGTTGCATTCAGGCAACGGAGGCCATAAAGCTACTTCTTGGCATAGGTGAGCCTTTGGTAGGCAGGCTTCTTATAATGGATGCCCTTTCTATGGACTTTAGAAAGGTCAAACTACGTAAGGACCCCAACTGCCCCCTTTGTGGTAAAAACCCCACCATAAAAGAGCTTATAGAGTATGAGCAAGTGTGTGATGTGCATTTTTAG
- the cimA gene encoding citramalate synthase, translating to MEKVFIYDTTLRDGSQAEGVNFSLEDKLRILQKLDEFGIDYIEGGWPGANPKDTIFFERLKKYKPIHAKIVAFGSTRRPGKRAEEDPQLENLIKSGAKVITIFGKSWDFHVLEALKTTLEENLSMVYESVSFLKKHVEEVIFDAEHFFDGYKNNPQYALEVLRSALEGGADWIVLCDTNGGSLPHEVYEITKKVKEAFPEVNIGIHAHNDSDTAVANSLMAILAGARQVHGTINGIGERTGNANLCSIIPNLQLKMGYRAVPEENLKKLTELSHFVSEMSNMPLPKNMPYVGESAFAHKAGVHASAVMKHAGTYEHIDPALVGNKRKVTVSDLSGRSNILYKLREMGIEVDEKSPEVLKLLERIKELEKEGYHFEAAEASFELLCKRHFGLVRDYFTLDAYRVLIAKRSTDNLPVSEATVRLFVGDVKQHTAALGNGPVSALDRALRKALEEFYPNLKEVQLIDYKVRIVNESEGTGAKVRVLIESTDGNRRWGTVGVSENIIEASWIALADSLIYKLHKDEEEMESN from the coding sequence ATGGAAAAGGTTTTCATTTATGATACCACATTAAGGGATGGCTCCCAAGCAGAAGGTGTGAACTTTTCCCTTGAGGACAAGCTACGCATACTCCAAAAACTGGATGAGTTTGGCATTGATTACATAGAAGGTGGATGGCCTGGAGCCAATCCAAAGGACACCATATTTTTTGAAAGGCTAAAGAAATACAAGCCAATACATGCCAAAATAGTGGCCTTTGGCTCCACAAGAAGGCCTGGCAAAAGGGCAGAAGAAGACCCACAGCTTGAAAACCTTATAAAGTCTGGTGCTAAAGTCATTACCATCTTTGGCAAAAGCTGGGATTTCCATGTGCTTGAGGCCCTAAAGACCACCTTAGAAGAGAACCTTTCCATGGTCTATGAATCGGTAAGCTTTTTAAAGAAGCATGTAGAAGAGGTCATCTTTGACGCAGAACACTTCTTTGACGGATACAAAAACAACCCCCAGTATGCCCTTGAGGTCCTAAGGTCTGCCTTAGAAGGTGGTGCGGACTGGATAGTGCTATGCGATACCAACGGTGGAAGCCTTCCTCACGAGGTTTATGAGATAACAAAAAAGGTAAAGGAAGCCTTTCCGGAGGTAAACATAGGCATACATGCCCACAACGATTCGGATACGGCCGTAGCCAACTCTTTGATGGCCATTTTGGCAGGCGCCAGACAGGTGCATGGCACTATAAACGGTATAGGGGAAAGAACGGGCAATGCAAACCTTTGTTCCATAATACCAAACCTGCAACTAAAGATGGGCTATAGGGCTGTGCCGGAGGAAAACCTAAAAAAACTCACAGAGCTTAGCCACTTTGTCTCAGAGATGTCCAACATGCCCTTACCAAAGAACATGCCCTATGTGGGTGAGAGCGCCTTTGCTCACAAGGCGGGCGTGCATGCCTCTGCAGTTATGAAGCATGCTGGCACCTACGAACACATTGACCCAGCACTTGTAGGCAACAAGAGAAAGGTAACCGTTTCGGACCTCTCTGGAAGGAGCAACATACTCTATAAGCTTAGAGAGATGGGTATTGAGGTGGACGAAAAATCTCCAGAGGTTCTAAAGCTTTTGGAAAGGATAAAGGAACTGGAAAAGGAGGGCTACCATTTTGAGGCCGCTGAAGCATCCTTTGAGCTACTTTGCAAAAGGCATTTTGGCTTGGTAAGGGACTACTTTACCCTTGACGCCTACAGAGTTCTTATAGCAAAAAGAAGCACGGACAACCTGCCTGTTTCGGAGGCCACTGTGAGGCTCTTTGTTGGAGATGTAAAACAGCATACTGCCGCCCTGGGTAATGGACCTGTAAGCGCCTTGGATAGAGCTTTGAGAAAGGCCCTTGAGGAGTTTTATCCAAACCTTAAGGAGGTCCAGCTTATAGACTATAAGGTTAGGATAGTTAACGAGTCTGAAGGCACGGGTGCCAAGGTTAGGGTGCTTATTGAATCAACCGATGGAAATAGAAGATGGGGTACGGTAGGAGTTTCCGAGAACATCATAGAAGCCTCTTGGATAGCCCTTGCGGACAGCCTTATTTACAAACTCCACAAGGATGAGGAAGAGATGGAATCCAATTAG
- a CDS encoding radical SAM protein, translating to MDRLVLERLTEQKESPEYLQISMAAAMTLGIVPGQFYRNTRLSCINTLLTYPSGCHATCAYCGLQKARDMEYSKKNFIRVEWPTVKLDEIIERAKAVGHVERLCIAQITHPKAIRDTKYVLKKVLSELGDKIFVSLLINATGTTYEDMEDYKKLGADTVTVAIDCATPEVFEKLRGRPMNSPHKWETFWKVLEWACDVMGDGYAGCHLVVGLGETEQEMVETIQKVRDLGARTHLFSFWPEEGSMMEKEKPCPAPQYRRVQFARYLIDNRIARYEDMKFNEKGQIIDFGIDKDTFEELFWSGRPFMTSGCRGKTTEVACNRPFGDSSVTDIKSYPFKPNKADLQRIRKQLFDYEMTTNYPDVLNPSVLRYQ from the coding sequence ATGGACAGGTTAGTTCTTGAAAGGCTTACAGAGCAAAAGGAAAGTCCAGAATACCTTCAGATAAGCATGGCGGCAGCCATGACCCTTGGCATAGTGCCAGGGCAGTTCTATAGAAATACAAGGCTAAGCTGTATAAATACGCTTTTGACCTACCCTTCTGGATGCCATGCCACCTGCGCCTATTGTGGACTTCAAAAGGCAAGGGATATGGAGTATTCAAAGAAGAACTTCATAAGGGTGGAATGGCCCACGGTAAAGCTTGATGAGATAATAGAAAGGGCGAAGGCGGTAGGCCATGTGGAAAGGCTGTGCATAGCCCAGATAACCCATCCAAAGGCCATAAGGGATACCAAGTATGTGCTTAAAAAGGTCCTCTCCGAGCTTGGAGATAAAATCTTTGTTTCCTTACTTATAAACGCCACAGGCACCACCTACGAAGACATGGAAGATTACAAAAAACTGGGTGCAGACACGGTAACCGTTGCCATAGACTGCGCCACGCCGGAGGTCTTTGAAAAGCTAAGGGGCAGGCCTATGAACAGCCCTCACAAGTGGGAAACCTTCTGGAAGGTGCTTGAGTGGGCCTGTGATGTGATGGGGGACGGTTATGCAGGATGCCACCTTGTAGTGGGCTTGGGTGAAACAGAACAAGAAATGGTAGAAACCATACAAAAGGTAAGAGACCTGGGTGCCAGAACCCACCTTTTCTCCTTCTGGCCGGAGGAAGGTTCTATGATGGAAAAGGAAAAGCCTTGTCCAGCACCCCAATACAGAAGGGTCCAGTTTGCAAGATATTTGATAGACAACAGGATAGCTCGCTACGAAGACATGAAGTTCAATGAAAAGGGCCAGATAATTGACTTTGGTATAGATAAGGACACTTTTGAAGAACTCTTTTGGAGCGGAAGGCCATTCATGACCTCAGGATGCAGAGGGAAAACCACAGAGGTTGCTTGCAACAGGCCCTTTGGAGATAGCTCTGTAACCGATATAAAGAGCTATCCCTTCAAGCCAAACAAGGCAGACCTACAAAGAATAAGAAAACAGCTCTTTGACTATGAGATGACCACCAACTACCCCGATGTGCTAAATCCAAGCGTCCTTAGGTACCAATGA
- a CDS encoding MBL fold metallo-hydrolase produces MKKVIFNTPDHKVIFFEELTPASAVQANQVLIIHKDEGMLLDPGGHKVFSKLLSELSVYIPPSQIKYIFLSHQDPDIVASINGWLMTTKAEAYISKLWMRFLPHFGLDSQLEGRVKPIDDNGTVLTLGGDCKLYILPAHFLHSEGNFQVYDPCSKILFSGDLGASLGQDYFFVEDFDKHIRYMEGFHRRYMVSNKVLRFWANMVKDLDIEMIVPQHGAIFKGKDMVKRFIEWVENLEVGVDLLTQDMYKVPSG; encoded by the coding sequence ATGAAGAAGGTCATCTTTAACACGCCAGACCACAAAGTAATATTTTTCGAAGAGCTTACTCCTGCCAGTGCGGTGCAAGCCAATCAGGTTCTTATAATTCACAAAGATGAAGGCATGCTTTTAGACCCAGGAGGTCATAAGGTCTTTTCTAAGCTTCTTTCCGAGCTTTCCGTTTATATACCACCAAGTCAAATAAAGTATATCTTTCTCTCCCATCAAGACCCAGATATAGTGGCATCCATAAACGGTTGGCTTATGACCACAAAGGCAGAGGCCTATATATCCAAGCTTTGGATGAGGTTTTTACCACACTTTGGTTTGGATTCCCAGCTTGAAGGCAGAGTAAAGCCCATAGATGACAACGGCACAGTGCTTACCCTTGGTGGAGACTGTAAATTGTATATACTTCCAGCACACTTTTTGCATTCAGAGGGTAATTTTCAGGTTTATGACCCATGCTCTAAGATACTCTTTTCCGGAGACCTTGGTGCTTCCTTGGGGCAGGATTACTTCTTTGTGGAGGACTTTGACAAGCACATAAGGTACATGGAAGGCTTTCATAGGAGGTATATGGTTAGCAACAAAGTATTGAGGTTTTGGGCCAACATGGTAAAAGACCTGGATATTGAGATGATAGTGCCACAGCATGGAGCCATCTTTAAAGGTAAGGATATGGTAAAGAGGTTTATAGAATGGGTGGAAAACCTTGAGGTGGGCGTAGACCTTCTAACACAAGATATGTATAAGGTGCCATCCGGATAA